In the Euphorbia lathyris chromosome 5, ddEupLath1.1, whole genome shotgun sequence genome, one interval contains:
- the LOC136230073 gene encoding BTB/POZ domain-containing protein At2g13690 gives MADAGRRDPISQPRKFSWCCSLTGHPPSPENPVIIAKNPHKKSESVVKLISNSFPNSPLSSKSGLNIVGRIDPRRILSPGRVSPIDSDPTANPIQDILTPVVESVSKSRSESFRGMNEVSLSESVSVSEQCGGVFDVRLNLRGKKGGALVLETSSEVLLANSEIFAGLISEYRKGLGSTSNSLKVCRIHVPDVENLGVFRDTIDLMFEDDVTKRLLKIGVYRAIDILEVSVSIMFNKGVSSCLKYLEAVPWTEEEEEKLRLLFSVFKFDDSATQEILARLYLRNSSGSQQNLSRQLVWSITTSTDNNARNELKSLVKGLLCQSSVYEKEQQPELNKEDLYVVCKSCLTSLVSLLEEASETPSKERVGKRETCKPLVERIYRQVDNINWLLEILIDRQMCEEFVDMWADQGQLIKMHETASPMVRYEVSRVSAALFIAMGTRKLHCGAEVRAGLLQAWFQPMLSDFGWLQRCKKGLDMKALEEALGQTLLTLPLKQQYALFMEWFRCFSKNGSECPNLSKAFQIWWRRSFLRGSETHAIESR, from the exons ATGGCAGATGCCGGCCGCCGGGACCCTATTTCTCAGCCTCGAAAGTTTTCATGGTGTTGTTCCTTAACTGGCCATCCTCCTAGCCCTGAGAACCCTGTAATTATTGCTAAAAACCCTCATAAAAAGTCTGAATCTGTCGTCAAACTCATTTCTAACTCCTTCCCTAACTCACCCCTCAGTTCTAAATCCGGCTTAAACATTGTGGGTAGGATCGATCCCCGCCGGATCCTTTCCCCCGGTCGGGTTTCACCCATTGACTCCGATCCTACTGCCAATCCCATTCAAGATATCTTGACTCCAGTCGTTGAGTCTGTTTCCAAATCAAGATCCGAATCTTTTCGGGGCATGAATGAGGTGTCTTTATCGGAGTCGGTTTCAGTGTCGGAGCAGTGTGGGGGCGTTTTCGATGTGAGACTCAACTTGAGGGGAAAGAAGGGAGGAGCTTTGGTACTGGAAACGAGCTCCGAGGTTCTGCTTGCAAATTCTGAAATTTTCGCTGGGTTGATTTCAGAATATCGAAAAGGACTGGGTTCAACGAGTAATTCGTTGAAGGTGTGCAGAATACATGTGCCTGATGTAGAAAATTTGGGGGTTTTTAGGGACACCATTGACCTGATGTTTGAGGATGACGTTACTAAAAGACTTCTAAAAATCGGGGTCTATAGAGCCATTGATATACTTGAG GTATCAGTTAGCATCATGTTTAACAAAGGTGTATCTTCGTGTTTGAAATACCTTGAGGCTGTTCCTTGGACcgaggaagaagaggaaaaaCTGAGGCTACTTTTCTcagtttttaaatttgatgactCAGCAACTCAAGAAATTCTGGCAAGGCTCTACTTGCGTAACTCCTCAGGTTCTCAGCAAAACTTATCAAGACAGCTTGTTTGGTCTATCACCACCTCTACAGATAACAATGCCAGAAATGAATTGAAGTCCCTAGTTAAAGGTCTTCTGTGCCAAAGCTCTGTCTATGAGAAAGAACAACAACCTGAACTAAACAAAGAGGATCTCTATGTTGTTTGTAAGTCCTGTCTAACTTCTCTAGTCTCCCTACTGGAAGAGGCCTCTGAAACTCCATCTAAAGAAAGAGTTGGAAAAAGAGAAACATGTAAACCTTTGGTTGAACGCATCTATAGACAGGTCGATAACATCAATTGGTTGCTAGAAATACTTATAGATCGGCAGATGTGTGAGGAATTTGTGGATATGTGGGCTGATCAAGGGCAACTGATTAAAATGCATGAGACTGCTTCTCCGATGGTAAGATATGAGGTTAGCCGAGTTTCTGCAGCTCTATTCATTGCAATGGGAACCAGAAAGCTCCATTGCGGTGCAGAAGTGAGAGCAGGGCTTCTCCAGGCATGGTTTCAGCCAATGCTATCAGATTTTGGTTGGCTGCAGAgatgcaaaaagggtctggacATGAAGGCATTGGAAGAAGCTCTTGGGCAAACACTTTTAACTCTTCCTTTGAAGCAGCAGTATGCATTGTTTATGGAATGGTTTAGGTGTTTCTCGAAGAACGGTTCGGAATGCCCGAATCTTAGCAAAGCATTCCAGATCTGGTGGCGTCGATCATTTTTAAGAGGCTCAGAAACTCATGCCATTGAGTCAAGGTGA